The nucleotide window aaggctgaggaaggcccagcttccaccactaatccttaccaccttctataggagaactatcgagagcatcctgagtggctgcatcactgtctggtttgggaattgtgccatatcagacCGCAAGACcatacagcggatagtgaggacggctcttttgcacaatatttgttttttgcacaaaaaCTTTTTACTGCTGCTATATCCACAggtaaatgtttactgtttctcattGCACTACCTCAAATTACTACCACAGAGCATTGAAACATATGTTGTTATGTTGTCACTTTTgtctgcacatttgcatgtgcatttTGTTTAGTATAGGACTTTGGATAagatagtttttgttatttataatgttaatctaGTTTGTCTCTTCTTAGTTAGTTAGccagtcagttttgttaatttaagttgtaattttatgttgtatgtagcaccttggtcctggagaaccgttgtttcgtttcatcgtgtactaactgtatatggttgaaatgacaaaagCCTACCCAACATGActtgaccatatgacattctcccaatcctcttctggatcatccaaatgctatttagcaaacttcagacgggcctggacatgtactggcttaagcagggggacacgtctggcactgcaggatttgagtccctggcggcgcagtgtgttactgatggtagcctttgttactttggtcccagctctctgcaggtcattcactaggtcccctgtgtggttctggaatttttgcttacagttcttgtgatcattttgaccccacggggtgagatcttgcatggagccttgtatcgagggagattatcagttgtcttgtatgtcttccattttctaataattgctcccacagtttatttcttcacaccaagctgctttcCTATTGCAGATtaagtcttcccagcctggtgcaggtgtACAATTTCGTTTccggtgtcctttgacagctcgttcttggccatagtggagtttggagtgtgactgtttgaggttgtggaggtgtcttttatactgataacgagttcaaacagatggcattaatacaggtaacgagtggaggacagaggaccctcttaaagaagaagttacgggtctgtgagagccagaaatcttgcttgtttgtaggtgaccaaatacttattttacagaggaatttaccaattaattcactaaagatgtgattttctggatttttttcttattttgtctttcatagttgtggtatacctatgataaaaattacaggtctttgtcatctttttaagtgggagaacttgcacaattggtggctgactaaatacattttttgccCCATGGTATAACATTTGTACTACAGATAACACTGTACCTAAGCCTTTTGAACAGATACCCCCAACACACAACCATAcaatatatacatgtgtgtgcatatatacacatatacatacacacacaataaaataatgtttcaaaAGGAAGTCTTTTGAGTTGAAGTGTGGGGAACATATTTTCCTGGCAATTAGGAAAATCTGTTTCCCCCTCCCTACTGGCTGTGaaagtatcagggatgtctgaaacTGACTCAGAGATATGTGTGCACGTAGCAAAGATAAAATAGTgatcaaaatgttttaataaaaaaacactgtcttttaaattaaagtatggGAAACGTACTTTCCTGGGCATCAGAAAAATGGGTTTCCCCCTTCTTGCTGGCTTTGGAAGTATCAtggatgtctgaaattgcctcagagacatgtgtacatggggcacaggtaaaacaatgcaaaaaatgttttcaaaaacactgtctttcaaTTGAAGTATGGGAAACGTATTTTCCTAAGTATCAGGAAAATCTGTTTCCCCCTCCCAACTGGCTGTGaaagtatcagggatgtctgaaattgcctcagGGACATGTGTACATGGGGCACAGGTAACAAtgcacagaatgttttttaaaaacattgtctTTTAAATTGAAGAAtgggaaacatattttcctggGCATCAGGTAAATGGGTTTCTCTCTTCCTACTGGCTGTAgaagtatcagggatgtctgaaattgcctcagAGACGTGTACTTAGGTAATACAGTGAGatgatgctttttaaaaacactgtatTTTTAACAAGAAACTCCTGGAAATCAATTCATctagttaacatttgtaataaacGTCAAGTTTTCACATTTTGTGAGATTATTGAAAAAGAACCAATTCagatacattatttaatgtaaaaatgctattataataTGTGCTGTGGCAattatgtatgtctgttttatcatggatatccatacagtatatcatgttTTCCCATCATATGCGGGTgctaagatagatagatagatagatagatagatagatagatagatagatagatagatagatagatacatgtGAATAACATGAATAACTATGAGTGTGGTGTCCTATAATCgctgtacctgtgtgtttgaTATGTTAGCAGATGGTTTAATAAAACTGGATGTttgagtgagtaaaaaaaaatagtatggtGGTTATCACGTGTAGACACTCTACCCTTGAGTTAGAtgctataataaattacaaagtataaccttaaatatatttagaataaatcagtatcacatctattatcacacagctaatgtacGTGAAATGAAAGTAGTCGCCATGTCAGTTCCTGACCAGCAAACCAGTCTTTTGCAGCGGCTTAAAACGTCTGAATTAtcttcaaatatacaaaaaaagcgAAAAGACACTCGATTATTTTGCataggttatttatttaattcacaaAGTTCGGTTAAAATCCTCGTTCGCCTTCTCAGCGGTAGTTAGCGAGTGACGGCATGATTTGAATCTGCGCGCGCACTGCGCGCGACCCGGGGAAACACTGGGAAACTGTATTTCCCGGAACACCTGGGGTGGAGCTGCAAGGCTTTCATACATATGAGTTAAGAGAGTTCAGCGAAGAGGTGTGTGTCTGAAGAATAACTTTTTACCTACCGAAACGTTACAGACAGCCGTATAAGTGTTGCGACATATGGAACTTCGCTCTCACAGCACAGGGTTATATAACAGAGCTGTTTATCTGAGGTCAGTCCGAGAGCTGAAGCTGAAcctgcagctacagtatgtggacATTCACTGTGATTCTCTTCAGTCTATTAGGCGTTAATACTGTAATCTCAGCCACAGCCGACGATGGTAAGAAAACCCTTATAAACCATTTATTTTACCAGGACTAAAGCAGGGTGATGCCTTCATGAGTTCATAAAttctacatttaaaatgaaacttaTTTGAACTGTAAATTATTCTCTTCTTGTAACTTACTTCCCAGCCTTGTAATATAAGTTGTATTAGTTTTCTTCGGTTCTTTGCATTGACATGtcatgcatgtttttattttttttaacaggccCAATTGTGCACACGAAATATGGGGCTCTAAAAGGTGAGTTCATCAGAGCTAAAGGAAAGGACACGATCGTCCACAGCTACCTGGGCGTGCCGTTTGCCAAGCCACCTGTGGGCCCTTTGAGACTGTCCGCCCCACAACCTGCAGAACAATGGCAAGGAGTGAGAGACGCCACCAAACAGCCATACATGTAAGGCGATATGAGCAGGCGACAGCACTAAGAttgaatgttaaaataaataggtCTTGTAAAGTTCATGTAAATAGTTTTTATGTTGATAAGATAAGATTTGGTCAGAACTGTAATCCAATGAAGCATAACTTGGTAAAATAAATGACACATGATCACTTTTTAtgctgtttctttctttaatgcTATTTCTTTCAGGTGTATGCAAAACAGGGAGCTGATTATAGAATTAATAAATATCGTTCATTTCATGACCGTGGACGTTCCTGAAGTGTCAGAGGACTGCCTTTACCTCAACATTTACACGCCTTCTAAACCAAATAAAGATGCCAAGCTACCTGTAAGTCAGTTTTAAAGTTAACAGGTTTTGCAGTTGCTGTTATCCAGGGTGCATTATATCTTGTTTTCCCGTTGCTCTAAACTCTCCAGACTGACTAGACATGCAAACATTTGTTTTGTATATGCTAATTAGATTTATAGGGAGTTCTTGATTTTAGCCGGCTTTTGCTACTGCACTTGAAGGTAACTCATGGCATAACATTAATGGCATAACATTAATACAtaaattaagaattttttttgctttctgttcAGAAGTGAACAAAGAGCAAAGCAACCTGTGTTCACTGAATCTGTTTCTTCTTCAATATTGATAATTAATTATGCAAAGATTTTGTAGCTGCATAGACTGCATGTGAAAAAGCTTTGCTATGGTGGTATGCCACAGGTTATGGTTTGGATCCATGGTGGAGGCTTCTCCCTGGGCTCGGCTTCCATGTTTGATGGACATGCACTGGCAGCCTATCAAAACGTTGTTGTAGTACTAATCCAGTACAGGCTTGGATTATTTGGATTTTTCAGGTGAACACAACTCCTTTATTGGCATGTATAAAATCCAGTCTGACATCAAATCATGTACTTtacatacatatagttaaaacTCCCAGTGCTGTAATACTATAACTGGTACCATAAACTATCACTTATTTTAGCACATCATTGAAATAGTACTGTTGACAATAATACGAAAAAGAACCCAAAAAATTGTATACAATATTTTGaaaagcttgaatcatttttctctctctctctctctctctctctccctctctttaatttaatttgttttaaccCTAATCGTAGCACAGGGGATGAACACGCACCAGGAAATTATGGCCTCCTGGATCAAGTGGCGGCTCTTCAGTGGGTTCAGGAGAACATCCACAGTTTTGGAGGTGATCCTGGATTAGTCACGATCTTTGGAGAGTCTGCAGGAGGAGCCAGTGTGTCCTACCATGTAGGGATGCTAAACATTCTGAGTGGCCACACTTTaggacacatttaaaaataatttctaatacaaaagaaaatgaaaaaagtttaatttcctCTGCTTGAACAGATATTGTCACCTTTGTCTGCTGGACTTTTCCGCTATGCTATAGCAGAGAGTGGTACTGCTGCAATAGATGCTCTCTTTACAGACAGTCCATTATCAGTAGCTCAGGTAAAGAACTTTCTCCTGGCCGCTCCTTATTTTTCTAATACAAAtcataaaaatcatacaataaTGCAATTCAAATGGGACATAATAGTCATCAGGATACATAatgtaataaacacaaaatcaaCTGCTTATGAAATCTGTTACATGTATGTGTACAAgtatttgtaataaaatctagaacatgtattttttaatgcaaagcACAGCCTATTGGTGCATAATATTTACCACTGCAACTTGCTGTAGCATATTATGTATATTGTttcatatatttgtattttataaagtattttaaTTGATATTTGTTTTGGATCACAAAATATGTTAACTAACTATATCATTGCCTTTCTCCTTAGCCTGTGGCTAAAGCGTTTGGCTGTGACACTTCAAGCACAAAGCAGATTGTTGATTGTATTATGCAGTTGTCACAGGAGGATTATTTGTCAGTGAACCAAAAGGTATGTCTTGGATAaactgctggaaaatgaaagaaatttttcATAGTTTAACTTTTGCTTGGTGGCATTAATTACAATGTCATTGTCTGTTGTTAGGAGGAGTTCCATTTTAAAGTAACAAAGGATGGACGATTCCTTCCTAAATCTGTGGATGAACTTCTACAGAACAAAGAGTTCAGCAAAGTCCCATTTATTACTGGGGTGAATAATGATGAAGGGGGTTTTGTTCTCATTAATGTAAGTATTTCATTAGGTCATTCATTTATATATctattaatcttttattttataaatcttGCATATCTATTTACCTACCTACCTGCCTATCTATGTGGTCCTTTATGTACTTTAAggaatttccctctgggattaataaactTCTTTGAATCTTTAATCTTAACAAACCGTTGTCACAGAGTTAGCATTTTATGATGTCGCATTAAGATTTCTCTTCACTGGAACAAAACAACCCagacctgttccagcatgacagtgCCCATGTGCATTTTTATCCCCAAATTTTTGAAAACGCAGTCAAAAGATACACGATATCAAGTATcaggaaaacaaataaaaataataaaaacccacacacaaaaaaaaaaaattaattattaaatttttacagCTTACTAGATTACCAAATGTaatctaaataaatgaattatccCTAACATTACTTGTGTATTTTAGGGGCATAACAAGATAATGCCAAATatgaattttattaattatacctTTTGTGcaattataaaatatagaaattttagATTGTACAATTATAACATCacatcagtaaataaaaaatgtatcctACAGTTCCTTGTTCCTCAAGGATGGGCCGAAGGATTGGACAGAGAGCAAATTGTGTCAGTACTGCCTAAGATTTTGCCTGATGTAAGTAAACACTCCAAAAGTATTCTATTACTTACGTAGAAACTATTGTGGATTGTGCAGGTATATATCAAAATGCACCTTAGTGTGAAAGTTTGCATACCCTAAGTCCAAAACAACaaagacaaatatatattaatataacagaCTTTACAGACTGTTTGGGTTGTTTAAAATCACAAGTATTTTTTTACtgtcatggttaaaaaaaatagtaaaatatttttttgaaaaaaaaaaaactcttaagaGGTTTGTATCTCATATTCTGAATGCAATATAAATTTTTGTTATAACATGTATGCCTAACATTGGTTTTTATAACAGTTCAAAGTCTTCTAAGCAGCTTTAGTTTTTAGACTcttcttatataaaatattttttaatctggTTTTGGGTCTTGTCTTTTTGCagattacacattttatttataacatttggtGCCAAGTTTGCagcattaaactttaaatgtttttgaattAGTTTATGAAATAAATCTTATTTTTCCCAACTAGAAACTATTGTGGTTGAACAAATGGTTGAACTCAGCTTTACATGTCCTTTTCTCCAAATACTACACGTATCAATTTCTCTGTTTATCTATTTCCTTCAGCTTGGTGGTAAATGGCTTTATGAAATAGTGGCGAATGAGTACCTGGGCACCACGCACGATCGGATTAAAGTCCGAGATGCTTTAAGAGAGATATGTGGCGACTTTTGGTTTAACATACCTGCTCTTAAAGTAGCAAAACACCACAAAGGTAAAATGCATTCATTATCAGTTTGTAAtgattgtgtttaatttttttttttttatttaattaaaatttatattatttatatttttaatcataGATTCTGGAGCACCAGTTTACATGTATGAATTCCAGCACACTTTCAACGAGCACCAGAAAAAAAGGCTAAGCTTTGTAGGAAGTGACCACGGGGATGAAATCCTCTTTGTTTTTGGTGGATGTTTTGCAAATGGTCACCTTAAGCCAAATGGTAAATTGAAaatttgtgattttaatttttataactacaaactaatgaatttatAAAGACCTAAAAAATATCTCAAATCTCTTTTTTCTCGGTCAGGTCAGTTTACAGAAGAAGAGGATGAACTGTGTAGAACTATAATGGCCTACTGGGGAAACTTTGCTCGAACTGGGTGGGTAAAAACCTTGTCCCTTAATCTTGTTAAAAAGGGAACTGTTACTATTTCACGTTGCTGAAGTAATGCCCTTATtggtttgttttacttttaacaaattatattttttgttgcttaaatgttatataaacttaatttttttgttcacaCAATTTCTGGGGAAAATAACCTGCTGTCCTATTGATGCAGTTAATACTTAACCAGTTTTTCTGTATCTGATCATGGACAGGTCTCCAAACGGACCAGGCCTGACCCCATGGCCAGAGTTTGGTGCTGAATCTGAGTATCTGAGCATCGGCCTGGAGCAGAAGAGTGGAAAGAACTTGAAGGGAAAGCACTATGCATTTATAACCCAAACTCTGCCACGATTAAAGCATGAGACAAAAGAGGGTAAAGCAGCATTTTAAGACAACAGTTTTACTGTTCTATctcaacagcttttttttttttaagatttgttACTTTATTATACATTCTACATTTTTACCAGATCCAATTGTGCAGACCAAATATGGAACTCTAAAAGGTGAGCGTGTGACGGCTATAGGGAAGGACACAGTTGTTTACAGTTATCTGGGTGTACCATTTGCAAAGCCACCAGTGGGACCTTTAAGATTTACTGCACCCCAACCTGCAGAACAATGGCATGGAATAAAAGATGCTACAAAGCAGCCATACATgtaagactttttttaaaattcagttGACTTTGTttctaaagcacatttaaaactgCTATAGCTAACCAAAGTGCTGTAATGCAGAGAGGAACCAGAGATTAAAAAGCCACGTTAACATTACCACACAAGACAAAGTAGTTCAGCAATATCAGCATGATTGTGGTGCAGTTATAGGTGCAAGGACCAACAAATAGTGTAATCAACAGGGaattaaaagtagttttaaattcttacttatactatgtagccaaaaagtaagaagaataaaccatggtgAAAGGTGAGTGAGAGTCTTGTTCTGCAGAGTGCGCtcagcataaaaaaatcatgaggGAATgcaaaagcttgttgacagatgttATGTCCAAAAGTTATGTATTTGTCTTCTCtaaaagtaaacttaaattctacagccagagtgcagataatttttgactaaCCCTTATataaggcaaggcaagtttttttttgtaaagcacatttcatacacccCATTCATTTTGATACTAATTACTCCAACACTATaaccacatttaaaaaagaaatcacaggGATGCTTCATGGAGCCCTTTGGCAATCTATATTTGGTCAAAATTTTTACATTGTACATTTCATTCACATGTTGGTAATGTTGTAAATCTAGTGCTGTATGAATTCTTTTGTTGatgcttttaatgtttttaggtGTATACAAAACAGGGAAGTTACTATTGATCTCTTCGCCAATGAAGCACTCAGTATGGAAGTTCCTGAAGTGTCAGAAGACTGCCTGTACCTCAACATCTACACTCCAGCAAAACCTGGTGAAAATACCAAACTACCTGTAAGTCATTAACCACTGTTTACCTTACAtacttaaaagtaaaatagGTTTATGATTAAAACACCCTAACCTGTTCCTGATAAGCCTGagtataataaatgattaagtAAGGATCTTCTGAACTATGAACAGCTGGCGATATGTGTGTAGTCATGGTTGCATTAACAAAACTCTTATCATCTGTGTGCTTTAGGTCATGGTTTGGATTCATGGTGGAGGACTAAGCATTGGTTCTGCATCAACGTATGATGGATCTGTTTTGTCTGCCTACCAGAATGTAGTCGTTGTGCTCATTCAGTACAGACTGGGTCTATTCGGCTTCTTTAGGTACGTCTGTGAGGCAGAAATAGTAAAGTAACTGCTCCACCTAATACAAATACTGACAGAACAACCAAATTATTACAGTTCAATAAGCAACATGCAGGATGCCATTTCTCATATCCATATGTCTGCTGTCTGTGTACATTCTGTGTTATTCTGTTTTAGCACAGGAGATGAACACGCACCGGGAAACTACGGGCTTCTGGATCAGGTGGCAGCTCTTCAGTGGGTTCAGGAGAACATCCACAGCTTTGGAGGTGATCCTGGCTCAGTCACCATCTTTGGGGAATCTGCAGGAGGAGCCAGTGTGTCCTTTTTGGTGAGGCGCTGATGTTTACATGCATGGCGGCACTTTGTTTAAATCcttttaaagtataaatatttaaagttatttgaaaTTGTGGAATTAGAATTCAGGGATAGGATAGTGAGCCTACCCAGGTATGTCTTATCTTCAGCAACTGCTGCTGTAACAAAATCGTTAAGAAGTAACCATGTTTAAGTTAAATTGGATGCTTAATGTTTATCTGTTTGTGTTCAAGCTTCTCTCTCCATTGTCTACTGGACTGTTCCAGCGTGCCATTGCAGAAAGTGGCACTGCCACAATGAAAGGCTTTGTGGGGAACCCTTTACCAGTAGCCCAGGTTAACTGGTGTTCTTTTTCCTTTATATAGTCTATGCTATCATTCTggcatttactaacatttatttctgtatcaTTGTAGCTACTGGCTAACAGGTCGGGTTGTGACATAAGTAGCACACAAAAAATTGCTCAGTGCATCAAGCGGTGGTCGACTGAGGATGCGATAGCACTTTCAAAAGAGGTGAGCAatatggagagaaaaaaaataagtagaagaaataaaatacacaaaatattttctctgagtggatttacaatatttataaataaaaagctacttaaaaatgtttgttgcaGACCTTGTTTCTACAATTTGTAGTGACAGTAGATAAGACATTTCTTCCCAAGCCTGTGGAGGAACTCCTTCAGAACCAGGAGTTTCATAAAGTACCACTCATGACTGGTCTGACCAATGATGAGTTTGGTTGGTTGATGCCGAATGTGAGTAAATCCTACAGAATATATTGTACAGATATAAAATGcacattaacatatttttttaacatatttttgtcACTGCCCTGTATTCAGTCTTTCTTCagtctactgtacatcaatGAAGTGCACTCTGGGCTCTAATCTTTGCATAATTTATAtgcagatataaaaaaaatacttaacagTGCAGTGAAGATGTTACAGTAATGTCATTTTCCCACAGTTCCTTGCACCTtctgggtggatggatggaatgaATAAAGAACAAATACTTTCATCAATGACCCCTTTCTCTTCTGAAGTAAGAATACAATAAATTAACTAATGCATAGCATTACATCTAtatatttctatctatctatctatgaagTATAAAGTCTAATGCTTTGTTTCCTTCTTTCCTGCCAAGATATATCCTCAGTGGATTAATGAACTGCTGGTAGAAGAGTACCTGGGTTCTACTGCTGACCCAATTAAAAATCGTGATGGCTACAAAGAGTTGATGGCAGATATGATCTTCCTCATTCCAACTCTGACTCTGGCTAAAGCCCATAAAGGTGCAGAATGCATTTATTTTGTATACGTGTCTTTATAAATCAATTTCTACCAtagcattttaaatttaaaaatacaatttgatGGTTTGATTCATTTTATCAGTCATTCTGTATCACACCAtatcatattttattctttttttctaaaagcatattatatacaggtccttcttaAAACaattgcatattgtgataaagtttattattttctgtaatgtactgataaacatttgactttcatatattttagattcattacacacaactgaagtagttcaagcctttaaattattttaatattgatgattttgtcatacagctcatgaaaaccccaaattcctACCCCAATAAAAATtggcatatcatgaaaaggttctcta belongs to Clarias gariepinus isolate MV-2021 ecotype Netherlands chromosome 2, CGAR_prim_01v2, whole genome shotgun sequence and includes:
- the LOC128515466 gene encoding liver carboxylesterase-like, translating into MWTFTVILFSLLGVNTVISATADDGPIVHTKYGALKGEFIRAKGKDTIVHSYLGVPFAKPPVGPLRLSAPQPAEQWQGVRDATKQPYMCMQNRELIIELINIVHFMTVDVPEVSEDCLYLNIYTPSKPNKDAKLPVMVWIHGGGFSLGSASMFDGHALAAYQNVVVVLIQYRLGLFGFFSTGDEHAPGNYGLLDQVAALQWVQENIHSFGGDPGLVTIFGESAGGASVSYHILSPLSAGLFRYAIAESGTAAIDALFTDSPLSVAQPVAKAFGCDTSSTKQIVDCIMQLSQEDYLSVNQKEEFHFKVTKDGRFLPKSVDELLQNKEFSKVPFITGVNNDEGGFVLINFLVPQGWAEGLDREQIVSVLPKILPDLGGKWLYEIVANEYLGTTHDRIKVRDALREICGDFWFNIPALKVAKHHKDSGAPVYMYEFQHTFNEHQKKRLSFVGSDHGDEILFVFGGCFANGHLKPNGQFTEEEDELCRTIMAYWGNFARTGSPNGPGLTPWPEFGAESEYLSIGLEQKSGKNLKGKHYAFITQTLPRLKHETKEDPIVQTKYGTLKGERVTAIGKDTVVYSYLGVPFAKPPVGPLRFTAPQPAEQWHGIKDATKQPYMCIQNREVTIDLFANEALSMEVPEVSEDCLYLNIYTPAKPGENTKLPVMVWIHGGGLSIGSASTYDGSVLSAYQNVVVVLIQYRLGLFGFFSTGDEHAPGNYGLLDQVAALQWVQENIHSFGGDPGSVTIFGESAGGASVSFLLLSPLSTGLFQRAIAESGTATMKGFVGNPLPVAQLLANRSGCDISSTQKIAQCIKRWSTEDAIALSKETLFLQFVVTVDKTFLPKPVEELLQNQEFHKVPLMTGLTNDEFGWLMPNFLAPSGWMDGMNKEQILSSMTPFSSEIYPQWINELLVEEYLGSTADPIKNRDGYKELMADMIFLIPTLTLAKAHKAGGAPVYLYEFQQAPSIFQANRPSFVGADHTDELVFVFGLCFGNAHVKATTSLTKKENELCRTVMAYWGNFARTGSPNGPGLTPWPEFGAEAEYLGIGLDQKPGKNLKKERYIFMTEKLPELVAAAQTNTEHVEL